Proteins from a genomic interval of Peromyscus leucopus breed LL Stock chromosome 12, UCI_PerLeu_2.1, whole genome shotgun sequence:
- the Naa50 gene encoding N-alpha-acetyltransferase 50 isoform X1, which yields MKGSRIELGDVTPHNIKQLKRLNQVIFPVSYNDKFYKDVLEVGELAKLAYFNDIAVGAVCCRVDHSQNQKRLYIMTLGCLAPYRRLGIGTKMLNHVLNICEKDGTFDNIYLHVQISNESAIDFYRKFGFEIIETKKNYYKRIEPADAHVLQKNLKVPSGQNAETQKTDN from the exons ATGAAAGG TAGCCGGATCGAGCTGGGGGATGTGACACCACACAATATTAAACAGTTGAAGAGATTGAACCAGGTCATCTTTCCAGTCAGCTATAATGATAAATTCTACAAGGATGTGCTAGAAGTTGGCGAGCTAGCAAAActtg CATATTTCAACGATATAGCTGTAGGTGCAGTGTGCTGCAGAGTGGATCATTCACAGAATCAGAAGAGACTTTACATCATGACACTAGGATGCCTTGCACCTTACCGAAGACTAGGAATAG GAACTAAAATGCTAAATCATGTCCTAAACATCTGTGAGAAAGATGGCACTTTTGACAACATCTATCT GCATGTCCAGATCAGCAATGAGTCAGCGATTGACTTCTACAGGAAGTTTGGCTTTGAGATTATTGAGACAAAGAAGAACTACTATAAGAGGATAGAGCCTGCAGATGCTCATGTGCTTCAGAAAAACCTCAAAGTCCCATCTGGTCAGAATGCAGAGACACAAAAGACAGACAACTGA
- the Naa50 gene encoding N-alpha-acetyltransferase 50 isoform X2 — MKGRIELGDVTPHNIKQLKRLNQVIFPVSYNDKFYKDVLEVGELAKLAYFNDIAVGAVCCRVDHSQNQKRLYIMTLGCLAPYRRLGIGTKMLNHVLNICEKDGTFDNIYLHVQISNESAIDFYRKFGFEIIETKKNYYKRIEPADAHVLQKNLKVPSGQNAETQKTDN; from the exons ATGAAAGG CCGGATCGAGCTGGGGGATGTGACACCACACAATATTAAACAGTTGAAGAGATTGAACCAGGTCATCTTTCCAGTCAGCTATAATGATAAATTCTACAAGGATGTGCTAGAAGTTGGCGAGCTAGCAAAActtg CATATTTCAACGATATAGCTGTAGGTGCAGTGTGCTGCAGAGTGGATCATTCACAGAATCAGAAGAGACTTTACATCATGACACTAGGATGCCTTGCACCTTACCGAAGACTAGGAATAG GAACTAAAATGCTAAATCATGTCCTAAACATCTGTGAGAAAGATGGCACTTTTGACAACATCTATCT GCATGTCCAGATCAGCAATGAGTCAGCGATTGACTTCTACAGGAAGTTTGGCTTTGAGATTATTGAGACAAAGAAGAACTACTATAAGAGGATAGAGCCTGCAGATGCTCATGTGCTTCAGAAAAACCTCAAAGTCCCATCTGGTCAGAATGCAGAGACACAAAAGACAGACAACTGA